The nucleotide window GCACCACATTGGGATCGGGGATTTCCAACAAGCCCCAACGACCGGGCAGCGGCCCGACGTGGGCCGTGGTTTTGCGGACCATCAGGGGATGATTGAACTCCATGCCCTCGCGCCACGCTCCGGCCTGGCGCCAGTCGCCCGTATGGGGAACGATCGCATAATGAAACGTAAGTTCCTTTCCCAATTCAAATCCGGTCTCCGAACTCATGCCCGGTTCGTATCCGCCTCCAAAGCCGTACGCGCCTAGATTATGCGATCGCATCAGCGAAAGCATCAGCGTGCCGTCGGAAGTGACGAGGTTTCCGGGCAGCCCGGCATTGAGCAGCGTGACACCGTGCTGCCCGTCACTGTAATCCACCCAGTTCTGCGCCGGAAATTCGATACCGATGGGCCGTTCGACGGAACCGAATGGAATTTCCTGGACGTTCCGACCGTGTTGAATCGCGGTCGGGAAAAGAGCCTGGTAGCGGACGTATTTTTCGTGGTTGACGAGTTGCGTTTGTACGTCAACCCGCCGCAAGCCGGTGTACAGTCTGACGCGGGTCGCAAAACTGCCGTTGGCGAACGCGTGCGAAACGGAGAACTCCGAGAACACGGGCCCGCGACGAACCGTCCCGTTTGTCCCGCTGAACCCGCTGCTGAATTGCGCCTCGCCGGGCTTTGGCGTTGCCTGCTGATTGGTCATCGCGATAAAGCTGCCGCCGTCAAGCCCACGATACAGTTCCCACAAATCTCCCTTGTCCTGTTGACGCGATACAACGTTCGCCGAAGCGGCCAGCGCCTCCCACCGGCTCGATTTGTCGAACAGGCTGGTCAATTCACCCGTGGCCGGGCTGAAAGAAGCGCGGCAGAATTCATTCTCGATGGCGTTGGTGCCCGACGTCCCGCTGTCGCTCTCGGAAGAGATGTTCGTTTTCCAGGATGCGATCGCGTGATAGGTTGAATAACCAAGCGCCGGAACTTCCCGAGCCAGGAAAGCAATTCTCGCGCGTTTCAATCCGGCGTCGTCGTAGCGGTCTGCGTGCAGAAGTTGAATGGGCACATTTTTTCCGTCGATCCCTCGCAAGTCGATGCCGGTGATTCCTGTCCCGGCAAATCCGACCTCCACTTCGGCGACGTCCGAGCGTGGCCAGCCCAGCGGGTTGAATACAACGATCGGAACGCCCTCGCCACGGGTATCGATGCGAGCCGCGATGCTTTCCCACCGGGTGTTGATGACTTCGTCCACAAGACGTTTTGAAAACTCGTAACCGCGCACGGTGTCCTCGTACACCGTGTCCGTCATGACGCCGGAAGCGAGATCGTGCGTCTGATTGAACAGCACCGGCTCCCAGGCGCTCCAGATTGCCGCGTTGTCGGGGGGCGTCCCCAGCCAGTCCGCCAACGCGTTCAGTTTTTCCGCCGTCAACAGAAACTGCTCCAGTTCCCGGGTTCGCTGTTTCAGTTCGATCCGGCTGCTGTAGGTCCCTTGAAAAATGGGATCGAAATCGCCGCGGATGACTGGCGCGTTGGAGCGTCGCGCGACCACCTTTTCGAAATCCGCCGGCACCGAGTAGCGAATTCTGAACGGTGCGTTCGTCTGGCGATTGAACTGCTCGATCAACGGCGGCACGTACGTTTCCGGCTCCGACACGTCCACGCCCGCGAGCCCGGCCCGTTCCG belongs to Candidatus Angelobacter sp. and includes:
- a CDS encoding glycoside hydrolase family 38 C-terminal domain-containing protein → MKDPIMIARSFATWLQLSALVFLGPPILAQSPSSAPMQTLYYIPHTHWEGAVFKTREGYLEMGLPNILTAVRLLKTYPEYKFALDQVAYIKPFLERYPEEEAAVRKFIAEGRLEIVGGMDVMPDDVKPGGELFVRQVQYGKRYCREKLGVDVTTGWFLDTFGHHPQMPQILKLAGYRSFWFCRGVPDNQLPSEFHWQGIDGTEIPAFWLPGFYGLFYGPPRDLTGFTRFFRERFDSLNPHARGTERAGLAGVDVSEPETYVPPLIEQFNRQTNAPFRIRYSVPADFEKVVARRSNAPVIRGDFDPIFQGTYSSRIELKQRTRELEQFLLTAEKLNALADWLGTPPDNAAIWSAWEPVLFNQTHDLASGVMTDTVYEDTVRGYEFSKRLVDEVINTRWESIAARIDTRGEGVPIVVFNPLGWPRSDVAEVEVGFAGTGITGIDLRGIDGKNVPIQLLHADRYDDAGLKRARIAFLAREVPALGYSTYHAIASWKTNISSESDSGTSGTNAIENEFCRASFSPATGELTSLFDKSSRWEALAASANVVSRQQDKGDLWELYRGLDGGSFIAMTNQQATPKPGEAQFSSGFSGTNGTVRRGPVFSEFSVSHAFANGSFATRVRLYTGLRRVDVQTQLVNHEKYVRYQALFPTAIQHGRNVQEIPFGSVERPIGIEFPAQNWVDYSDGQHGVTLLNAGLPGNLVTSDGTLMLSLMRSHNLGAYGFGGGYEPGMSSETGFELGKELTFHYAIVPHTGDWRQAGAWREGMEFNHPLMVRKTTAHVGPLPGRWGLLEIPDPNVVLTAFESGSDRGKVLRVYEASGQSAPGTKIKLNARVISAREVNLMEDPGRALKVRNDTVQFDLHPFEIKTIKLQLAPAKRGA